The proteins below are encoded in one region of Gemmatimonadaceae bacterium:
- a CDS encoding PQQ-binding-like beta-propeller repeat protein: MRFAARLAAPLSLASVLAAISAPLSAACAQMVEWPVFGGDLASTKFSKLTDIDRGNVARLTKVWEWATGETPKPELHTRPGNFQATPLMLGDTLFLSTSYNRVVALDASTGKEFWEYDPKSYAAGQPSNGTGFVHRGVATWTDGKQRRIFINSRWNLIAIDAATGQPIRTFGDTGVVDLTARLERNGKKVNKLHYTETSPPVVWRDLVIVGNGVADRLIYPNDPPGDVQAFDVRSGKRAWSWSPVPRDTRDTAARTWANESWKTTGHANVWAPFTVDDGRGLIYLPVSTPSNDWYGGARLGNNLYAESVVCLEAKSGKLKWAFQTVHHGLWDYDLPAAPVLASVNVNGRARDVVAVPAKTGFLFVFDRVSGEPIWPIEERSVPPSDVPGDRASQSQPFPTKPKAFAKQGFGYGDLIDFTPEIKARALEETKDLRFGPIFTPPSMAGTIVMPGAIGGAGWGGGALDPVSGTIYVKASNSPAMYKIVQPAHSDTVDADYSADLSASNLRVTMPPRDSGQRLPPLPINRPPYGTLTAIDLNTGDTKWTVPLGDTPAIRNHPLLKDLKLPPLGVSGSPGPMVTASGLIFATGGGSTLYAIDSRDGSTLWSADLGQNGYAVPMTYRTKAGKQFVVIATGAASGAKLQAFALP; this comes from the coding sequence CACTGGCCTCAGTTCTCGCCGCGATCTCCGCGCCGTTGTCCGCTGCGTGCGCGCAGATGGTCGAATGGCCTGTGTTCGGCGGCGATCTTGCTTCGACCAAGTTCTCGAAGCTCACCGACATCGACCGCGGCAACGTTGCGCGTCTGACGAAAGTGTGGGAGTGGGCGACGGGTGAAACGCCGAAGCCCGAGCTCCACACGCGCCCGGGAAATTTTCAGGCCACACCGCTGATGCTGGGCGACACGCTCTTTCTGAGCACGTCGTACAACCGCGTCGTCGCGCTCGATGCGTCGACGGGAAAGGAATTCTGGGAATACGATCCCAAGTCGTACGCCGCCGGCCAGCCGTCGAACGGCACCGGGTTCGTGCATCGCGGCGTGGCGACGTGGACCGACGGCAAGCAGCGCCGGATCTTCATCAACAGCCGCTGGAACCTGATCGCGATCGACGCGGCCACAGGGCAGCCGATTCGCACGTTCGGAGACACCGGCGTCGTCGATCTCACGGCGCGGCTCGAGCGAAACGGCAAGAAGGTCAACAAGCTCCACTACACGGAGACGTCGCCTCCGGTCGTGTGGCGGGATCTCGTCATCGTCGGCAACGGAGTCGCGGACCGCTTGATCTACCCGAACGATCCTCCGGGCGACGTACAGGCATTCGACGTTCGCTCCGGGAAGCGCGCATGGAGCTGGAGCCCGGTTCCACGCGACACGCGCGACACCGCCGCCAGGACCTGGGCGAACGAGTCATGGAAAACGACCGGCCACGCGAACGTGTGGGCTCCGTTCACCGTCGACGACGGGCGTGGGCTCATCTATCTCCCTGTGAGCACGCCGAGCAACGACTGGTACGGCGGAGCACGCCTGGGCAACAATCTCTACGCGGAATCCGTCGTTTGTCTCGAGGCGAAATCCGGAAAGCTCAAGTGGGCGTTCCAAACCGTGCACCACGGACTTTGGGACTACGATCTTCCCGCGGCCCCGGTGCTCGCGTCGGTCAACGTGAACGGAAGGGCGCGCGACGTCGTCGCCGTGCCGGCGAAGACCGGTTTTCTGTTCGTGTTCGACCGCGTCTCGGGCGAGCCGATCTGGCCGATAGAAGAACGGTCGGTGCCCCCGAGCGACGTGCCCGGTGACAGGGCATCTCAGTCGCAGCCGTTTCCGACGAAGCCGAAGGCGTTCGCGAAACAGGGATTCGGCTACGGCGACCTGATCGACTTCACGCCGGAGATCAAGGCGCGCGCCCTCGAGGAGACGAAAGATCTTCGCTTCGGTCCGATCTTCACGCCGCCGTCGATGGCCGGCACGATCGTCATGCCCGGCGCGATCGGCGGCGCCGGATGGGGCGGCGGCGCGCTGGACCCCGTGTCGGGCACGATCTACGTCAAAGCGAGCAATTCACCGGCGATGTACAAGATCGTCCAGCCCGCGCACTCAGACACGGTAGACGCCGACTATTCCGCCGACCTGTCAGCGTCGAACCTGCGTGTCACGATGCCACCCCGCGACAGCGGACAGCGTTTGCCGCCGCTGCCGATCAATCGCCCGCCGTACGGCACGTTGACGGCGATCGACCTGAACACCGGCGACACGAAATGGACGGTACCGCTCGGTGACACACCCGCCATTCGCAATCATCCATTGCTCAAAGATCTCAAATTGCCTCCGCTCGGCGTGTCCGGGTCACCGGGGCCGATGGTGACGGCATCGGGGCTGATCTTCGCGACAGGCGGTGGATCAACGCTCTACGCGATCGATTCGCGCGACGGGTCGACCCTATGGTCGGCGGATCTCGGACAGAATGGATACGCGGTGCCGATGACCTATCGCACAAAGGCCGGCAAACAGTTCGTCGTGATCGCCACCGGCGCGGCCAGCGGGGCGAAGCTCCAGGCCTTCGCGCTTCCGTAA